A genomic stretch from Chryseobacterium sp. SNU WT5 includes:
- a CDS encoding cystathionine gamma-synthase — protein sequence MNFNTKVIHGGQHHEPATGSVNVPVFLTSTFAQKSPGSPVGEYEYSRAANPTRQALEDSLASIENGARGLAFGSGLAAIDCVLKLLNPGDEVISVDDLYGGSYRLFTRLFEKYQLKFTFVSFDEVSKIADVITEKTKLIWLETPTNPLMKLVDIKAVTDLVKGKDILVAVDNTFATPYIQRPLDLGADIVMHSATKYLGGHSDAIAGALIAKTPELGEKLHFIQFASGGILGPHDSYLVLRGIKTLALRMQRHSDNGLVVAEYLENHPAVEKVFYPGLKSHPQHELAMKQMREPGGMVSFTFKSGKQEDAIRFLENLKVFTLAESLGGVESLANHPTLMTHASIPAKKRAELGITDDLVRLSVGIEDKEDLIADLEKAFG from the coding sequence ATGAATTTTAATACGAAAGTAATACACGGTGGTCAACACCACGAACCCGCAACAGGATCAGTAAATGTTCCTGTATTCCTAACGTCAACATTTGCACAAAAATCTCCGGGTTCACCAGTCGGTGAATATGAATATTCCAGAGCTGCAAATCCGACAAGACAAGCTTTAGAAGACAGTTTAGCCTCTATTGAGAACGGAGCGAGAGGACTGGCTTTCGGTTCTGGTTTAGCTGCTATTGACTGTGTATTGAAATTACTAAATCCCGGCGATGAAGTTATTTCTGTAGATGATTTATATGGTGGATCGTACCGCTTATTTACCCGTTTATTCGAGAAATATCAACTTAAATTTACTTTTGTAAGTTTTGATGAGGTTTCAAAAATTGCAGACGTAATTACCGAGAAAACCAAACTAATCTGGTTAGAAACTCCTACCAATCCACTAATGAAGTTGGTAGACATCAAAGCGGTTACTGATTTAGTAAAAGGAAAAGATATTTTAGTTGCTGTAGATAACACGTTTGCCACTCCTTATATTCAAAGACCTTTGGATTTGGGTGCTGATATCGTAATGCATTCCGCTACAAAATATTTAGGTGGACATTCCGATGCAATTGCAGGAGCTCTAATTGCAAAAACTCCGGAATTAGGTGAGAAACTTCACTTTATTCAGTTCGCTAGTGGTGGAATTCTAGGACCACACGATTCTTATCTGGTTTTAAGAGGTATTAAAACTTTGGCTTTAAGAATGCAAAGACACTCTGATAATGGCTTAGTAGTGGCTGAATATCTAGAGAATCATCCAGCGGTAGAAAAAGTTTTCTATCCGGGACTTAAATCTCATCCGCAACATGAATTAGCAATGAAACAGATGAGGGAACCGGGTGGAATGGTTTCTTTCACTTTCAAATCAGGAAAGCAAGAAGATGCAATTAGGTTTTTAGAAAATTTAAAAGTTTTCACCTTAGCAGAATCTTTAGGTGGTGTAGAATCTTTGGCAAATCACCCAACTTTGATGACACACGCATCTATTCCCGCAAAAAAACGTGCGGAATTAGGTATTACCGATGACCTTGTTCGTTTGAGCGTTGGCATCGAAGACAAAGAAGATCTGATCGCAGATTTGGAAAAAGCTTTTGGTTAA
- a CDS encoding YchJ family protein → MNCPCCSEKSYEECCQPFHLGERTAPTAETLMRSRFSAFAIPNGDYLMKTTFPAKRKLHNKEDLQEWGEINQWTKLEIIQKPNVNQVEFKAFYTDENGKPQLHHELSDFKQKEGRWYYVKGKFLS, encoded by the coding sequence ATGAATTGTCCCTGTTGTTCCGAAAAATCTTACGAAGAATGTTGTCAACCTTTTCATCTTGGTGAGAGGACCGCTCCAACTGCGGAAACATTAATGCGATCGCGTTTCTCTGCCTTCGCGATTCCAAATGGAGATTATTTAATGAAAACCACCTTTCCGGCAAAAAGAAAACTTCACAACAAAGAAGATCTGCAGGAATGGGGCGAAATTAACCAATGGACGAAACTTGAGATCATTCAAAAACCGAATGTAAATCAGGTAGAGTTTAAAGCTTTCTATACCGATGAAAACGGAAAACCACAACTTCATCACGAACTTTCAGATTTTAAACAAAAAGAAGGGCGATGGTACTATGTGAAAGGAAAATTTTTAAGCTAA
- a CDS encoding LLM class flavin-dependent oxidoreductase — protein sequence MELGIGMFGDLAIDQHTGKYKDAGSKIREIIDQIQLMDKVGIDVFAMGEHHRADYAVSSPEMVLAAAASVTKNIKLASGVTVLSSSEPVKVYQDFATLDLISNGRAEIFVGRGSFTESFPLYGYSLNDYEQLFDEKLELLLKINSEENVSWTGKLRAPMKNQTVYPRAKNNGKLPIWRAVGGTPQSVLSAAKLGMPLIVAIIGGMPLQFKGLIDFYKQEYLAAGHKESEMQIAIHSHTFVSEDPSVIEGYFHNYKAQMDRIGSTRGWSPYTKMQYDGGRSKEGALFVGTIAEVAEKINYLKEIFGLTRFIGHMDIGSPENDIMRKSIQLFGEKVAPLVR from the coding sequence ATGGAATTAGGAATAGGAATGTTTGGCGACTTGGCCATCGACCAGCATACCGGAAAATATAAAGATGCAGGAAGTAAGATCCGCGAAATTATAGATCAGATCCAATTAATGGATAAGGTCGGGATCGATGTTTTCGCGATGGGTGAACATCACCGTGCTGATTACGCAGTCTCCTCTCCTGAAATGGTTTTGGCTGCGGCGGCAAGCGTTACCAAGAATATAAAATTAGCGAGTGGCGTAACTGTTTTAAGTTCGTCTGAACCTGTAAAAGTATATCAGGATTTTGCAACGCTGGATCTTATTTCAAACGGACGCGCAGAAATATTTGTCGGTCGCGGCAGTTTCACCGAATCCTTTCCGCTGTATGGCTATTCGCTAAATGATTATGAACAGCTTTTCGATGAAAAACTGGAGCTTTTACTAAAAATAAATTCCGAAGAAAATGTTTCCTGGACCGGGAAACTTCGGGCACCAATGAAAAACCAAACGGTATATCCACGTGCTAAAAATAATGGAAAACTTCCGATATGGAGAGCCGTTGGTGGAACACCACAATCGGTTTTAAGTGCGGCAAAATTAGGAATGCCGCTAATCGTAGCCATTATTGGTGGAATGCCTCTGCAGTTTAAAGGTCTGATTGATTTTTACAAACAGGAATATCTGGCGGCAGGTCATAAAGAATCCGAAATGCAGATCGCTATACATTCACACACCTTTGTCAGCGAGGATCCGAGCGTTATCGAAGGTTATTTCCACAATTATAAAGCACAAATGGATCGGATCGGCTCAACAAGAGGTTGGTCGCCTTACACCAAAATGCAGTACGACGGAGGCCGAAGCAAAGAGGGCGCCTTATTCGTCGGTACCATAGCGGAAGTTGCTGAAAAAATTAATTACCTAAAAGAGATCTTCGGACTCACCCGCTTTATTGGGCATATGGATATTGGTTCACCCGAAAATGATATCATGCGGAAATCGATCCAATTATTTGGTGAAAAAGTGGCGCCATTGGTGAGATAA
- a CDS encoding L-threonylcarbamoyladenylate synthase codes for MEKIIETLKAGGTLLYPTDTIWGIGCDATNIEAINKIFEIKKREKNKSMIILVESAKRLQEIVEVPEMAWELMDLSEKPITLIYDNPKGLPKELLAEDGSIGIRLVDDLFLKKIITKLNKPLVSTSANLSGQKSPMSFSDISKEIIDAVDYVSEENRDKVSEFSGSSVIRLWMDGRIKVVRE; via the coding sequence ATGGAAAAAATCATAGAAACTCTAAAAGCCGGCGGCACCCTTCTTTATCCAACCGATACGATCTGGGGAATCGGGTGTGACGCGACAAATATTGAAGCGATCAACAAAATTTTTGAAATTAAAAAAAGGGAGAAAAACAAGTCAATGATCATTCTGGTAGAATCTGCGAAACGTCTGCAAGAAATAGTTGAAGTCCCAGAAATGGCTTGGGAGCTTATGGACTTATCAGAAAAACCAATCACTTTGATTTATGACAACCCAAAAGGGCTACCGAAAGAATTACTGGCCGAGGACGGAAGTATCGGAATTCGTTTGGTCGATGATCTGTTTCTGAAAAAAATAATTACAAAACTCAATAAGCCCCTGGTTTCTACTTCAGCGAATTTAAGCGGGCAAAAATCACCAATGAGCTTTTCTGACATTTCAAAAGAAATTATCGATGCTGTTGACTACGTTTCAGAAGAAAATCGAGATAAAGTTTCGGAATTTTCTGGATCATCAGTTATACGTCTCTGGATGGACGGAAGAATTAAAGTAGTAAGAGAATAA
- a CDS encoding AAA family ATPase: protein MIPVQLILEGLYSYQERQTIDFQRLTDAGLFGIFGSVGSGKSSILEAITFALYGETERLNSRDKRAYNMMNLKSNRSYIAFDFINFENKKFRATREFKRNSKNFEDVKTPNVIFYEWKDEKWIPQERSNTEEIIGLSYANFKRTIIIPQGQFKEFIELGATERTNMMKEIFSLQRFDLQNNVSALNEKNKTELHLLEGQLKGFETITEEQIQLQKENLKIETSNYLEVEIGFKKIEKHYQQLKNLKTDFEILNQKKEAFEKLSEQKEKMDLLSAQTERFDNVFKLFNPLILEKSKLQKEIETQKNNKETQEKILKEIVTEFSTINEALKIIVPKYEALNDSKIQEHDLGLIVQMLQFSEEIKLLQERTKHGAETVQEVDQKQKGIADKIKILNEKIKALKPQKLDSNLLVAVEKWFSEQKKLKENQNIHTKKIRELQLKINAISTDLEPFKINIETFKNDFKEKNDALEVQHKQLSDKKNQLEVQQQLAHFSNQLHDGESCPLCGALEHPNIVTFEDVQSELNHLGKLIENTENQKKDLQQQVMEIEKILYQKNTFEEQLGTEQEKLKLVKVQLDKHQQSFTWKEFNSENETEFDQRRQKSFSIEEQIEELNQEVSTEQKNLEKERGNFDKFNKALETFKLEEAQKATQIQTNWTNLKILNWDNYQDQNIAEVQKIYEDLSKINLETEKNYQHFIAKEKQVAPKLAAQKAGLQHLEKSILAIKKEIADNEKLLKESLIAEKFADLKEVEFILGQQINVVESRKIVENFTVEFKTLKNGITELTSKLKDFSFDQEEFSTLETQFETAEKKLKTANNIVVKTTSEIERLEKEFKKKEALLKDLGKIQKRADDLKVMFNLFKAAGFVQFVSSIYLRKLCDHANERFHRMTRNQLSLQLNENNDFEIIDYLNEGKCRSVKTLSGGQAFQVSLSLALALAESVQSNAQADKNFFFIDEGFGTQDLESVNVVFETLTNLQKENRIVGIISHVEELKEKMPVSLNITKDEERGSLIEVV, encoded by the coding sequence ATGATTCCAGTTCAATTAATTTTAGAAGGTTTGTATTCTTATCAGGAGCGCCAGACCATTGATTTTCAAAGACTGACAGATGCTGGATTATTTGGAATTTTCGGGTCGGTCGGTTCTGGAAAATCTTCAATTCTGGAAGCCATCACATTTGCTTTATATGGCGAAACAGAACGTTTGAATTCCCGGGATAAACGCGCATATAATATGATGAATCTTAAATCCAACCGATCTTACATTGCATTTGATTTCATCAATTTTGAAAATAAAAAATTTCGCGCAACCCGGGAATTCAAAAGGAATTCTAAAAACTTTGAAGACGTAAAAACACCGAATGTTATTTTCTATGAATGGAAAGATGAAAAATGGATTCCGCAGGAACGATCCAATACCGAAGAAATCATTGGATTGAGCTACGCCAATTTCAAACGTACGATCATTATTCCGCAAGGTCAGTTTAAAGAATTCATCGAACTCGGTGCGACGGAACGTACCAATATGATGAAGGAAATTTTTAGTCTTCAGCGTTTTGATCTCCAAAATAATGTTTCTGCTTTAAATGAAAAAAACAAAACTGAACTTCATTTATTAGAAGGTCAATTGAAAGGTTTTGAAACCATTACCGAAGAACAGATTCAACTTCAAAAGGAAAATTTAAAAATTGAAACATCAAATTATCTTGAAGTTGAAATTGGTTTCAAGAAAATTGAAAAACACTATCAACAGCTTAAAAACCTGAAAACTGATTTTGAGATTTTAAACCAAAAGAAAGAAGCATTTGAAAAATTATCGGAACAAAAAGAAAAAATGGATCTACTGTCGGCACAAACCGAAAGATTCGATAACGTTTTCAAACTTTTCAATCCTCTGATTTTAGAAAAGAGTAAACTTCAAAAAGAAATTGAAACGCAGAAAAATAATAAAGAAACTCAGGAGAAAATTTTAAAGGAAATTGTTACTGAATTTAGTACGATCAACGAAGCGTTAAAGATTATTGTACCGAAATACGAAGCTTTGAACGACTCTAAAATTCAGGAACATGATCTGGGTTTAATTGTACAGATGCTGCAGTTTTCAGAAGAGATCAAATTGCTGCAAGAACGCACTAAACATGGCGCTGAAACGGTACAGGAAGTTGATCAAAAACAAAAAGGCATCGCAGACAAGATCAAAATTCTTAATGAGAAAATAAAGGCACTAAAACCTCAAAAATTAGATTCGAATCTTTTAGTAGCGGTCGAGAAGTGGTTTTCAGAGCAGAAAAAGCTAAAAGAAAACCAGAATATTCATACGAAGAAAATTAGAGAACTTCAATTAAAAATAAATGCGATCTCCACAGATCTGGAACCTTTTAAAATTAATATTGAAACCTTTAAAAATGATTTTAAAGAAAAAAATGATGCTTTAGAAGTTCAGCACAAACAACTTTCAGATAAAAAAAACCAATTGGAAGTTCAGCAGCAATTAGCCCATTTTTCCAACCAACTTCACGATGGAGAATCCTGTCCGCTGTGCGGTGCTTTGGAACATCCGAATATTGTGACTTTTGAGGATGTACAATCAGAGTTGAATCACTTGGGAAAACTGATCGAAAACACTGAGAATCAAAAGAAAGATCTTCAACAACAAGTTATGGAGATCGAAAAGATACTGTACCAAAAAAACACCTTTGAAGAACAGTTAGGCACGGAACAGGAAAAATTAAAGCTGGTAAAAGTTCAGCTGGATAAACATCAGCAAAGTTTTACCTGGAAAGAATTCAACTCGGAAAACGAAACTGAGTTTGACCAAAGACGGCAAAAATCTTTTAGCATAGAAGAACAAATTGAAGAACTCAACCAAGAGGTCTCCACTGAACAGAAAAATTTAGAAAAAGAACGCGGAAATTTTGATAAATTCAATAAAGCGCTTGAAACGTTTAAACTGGAAGAAGCACAAAAAGCAACGCAGATTCAAACCAATTGGACTAATCTGAAAATTTTAAACTGGGATAATTATCAAGATCAAAATATAGCTGAGGTTCAGAAAATATATGAGGATTTATCAAAAATCAATCTGGAAACTGAAAAAAATTATCAGCACTTTATTGCGAAAGAGAAACAAGTTGCGCCTAAATTAGCTGCGCAAAAAGCCGGTTTACAACATTTAGAAAAAAGCATTCTAGCGATAAAAAAAGAAATAGCAGATAACGAAAAGCTTTTAAAAGAATCTTTGATCGCGGAAAAATTCGCCGATCTGAAAGAAGTTGAGTTTATTTTAGGTCAACAAATTAACGTTGTAGAATCCCGGAAAATAGTTGAAAATTTCACAGTAGAATTTAAAACGCTAAAAAACGGAATTACAGAACTGACTTCAAAATTGAAAGATTTCTCTTTTGATCAGGAGGAATTCTCTACACTGGAAACTCAATTTGAAACGGCTGAAAAGAAATTAAAAACCGCAAATAATATCGTGGTAAAAACGACGTCTGAAATCGAAAGACTGGAGAAAGAGTTTAAGAAAAAAGAAGCATTGTTAAAGGATCTCGGGAAAATTCAGAAAAGAGCAGATGATCTGAAGGTGATGTTCAATCTGTTTAAAGCAGCCGGTTTTGTACAGTTCGTATCGTCTATTTACCTACGTAAATTATGCGATCATGCCAACGAACGGTTTCATCGGATGACGAGAAATCAGCTCAGTTTACAACTGAATGAAAACAATGATTTCGAGATCATCGATTATCTGAACGAAGGAAAATGCCGAAGTGTGAAAACGCTTTCCGGCGGACAGGCATTTCAGGTTTCTTTGAGTCTTGCATTGGCACTTGCCGAAAGCGTACAGTCGAATGCACAGGCAGATAAGAATTTCTTTTTTATTGATGAGGGTTTTGGCACCCAGGATCTGGAATCGGTGAATGTGGTTTTTGAGACGCTGACCAACCTTCAAAAAGAGAACAGAATTGTGGGAATTATTTCGCACGTTGAAGAACTGAAAGAGAAAATGCCAGTTTCGTTGAATATTACAAAAGATGAGGAACGAGGCAGTTTGATCGAGGTGGTCTAA
- a CDS encoding O-acetylhomoserine aminocarboxypropyltransferase/cysteine synthase family protein — protein MSNLKFETLQVHAGQTVDSTTNSRAVPLYQTACYTFDNAEHAANLFGLKEFGNIYTRLMNPTTDVFEKRMAALHGGVAALATSSGHAAQFLALTNILQHGDNFVSSPYLYGGSYTQFKVSFKKLGIECRFTADDQPENFEALIDENTKAIYLETIGNPSLNIPDFEAIAEVAKRHNIPLIVDNTFGAGGYLFQPLKHGANVVVESATKWICGHGTSIGGVIIDGGNFDWGNGRFPLLSEPSESYHGLVFSDVFGSNSDFGNIAFIIKARVEGLRDFGPTISPFNSFLLLQGLETLSLRLERTVSNAQTIAEFLENHPKVEKVLYPGLSSFPDHESAKKYLKKGFGGVLSFDIKGGKESAVKFINHLSLISHVANVGDSKTLIINPSSTTHEQLSESEQQKAGIRPGQIRLSVGIEHIDDIITDLESGFSII, from the coding sequence ATGAGCAATTTAAAATTTGAAACTTTACAAGTTCACGCCGGTCAAACCGTAGATTCAACCACCAATTCCAGAGCAGTTCCACTGTATCAAACAGCCTGTTATACCTTTGATAATGCAGAACATGCTGCAAACTTATTTGGGTTAAAAGAGTTTGGTAATATCTATACGCGATTAATGAATCCAACCACAGATGTTTTTGAGAAAAGAATGGCTGCTTTGCATGGTGGAGTGGCTGCTTTAGCAACAAGTTCGGGTCATGCAGCTCAATTTCTTGCCCTTACCAATATTTTGCAGCATGGCGATAATTTTGTGAGTTCGCCTTATCTATATGGTGGGAGCTATACTCAGTTCAAAGTTTCTTTTAAAAAATTAGGTATCGAATGCCGTTTTACAGCAGATGACCAGCCAGAAAATTTTGAAGCCTTGATTGACGAGAATACGAAAGCCATCTATTTGGAAACAATTGGAAATCCAAGTTTAAATATTCCGGATTTCGAAGCGATTGCAGAAGTCGCAAAAAGACACAATATTCCTTTAATTGTAGACAATACTTTCGGTGCTGGTGGCTATCTTTTTCAGCCGTTAAAACATGGTGCTAATGTAGTGGTAGAGTCTGCTACCAAATGGATCTGTGGTCATGGAACTTCGATTGGTGGTGTCATTATCGACGGTGGTAATTTCGACTGGGGTAATGGTAGATTTCCTTTATTATCGGAACCTTCTGAAAGTTATCATGGATTGGTTTTTTCAGATGTTTTCGGGAGCAATTCTGATTTTGGAAACATTGCGTTTATCATAAAAGCTAGAGTAGAAGGGTTGCGTGATTTTGGTCCCACTATTTCACCGTTCAATTCATTTCTACTGCTACAAGGTTTAGAAACGCTGTCGCTTCGGTTAGAAAGAACGGTAAGTAATGCGCAAACAATTGCCGAATTTTTGGAAAATCATCCGAAAGTTGAAAAGGTGCTGTATCCAGGATTATCCAGTTTTCCAGATCATGAAAGTGCTAAGAAATACTTAAAAAAAGGATTTGGTGGTGTTTTAAGTTTTGACATCAAAGGTGGAAAAGAATCTGCTGTTAAATTTATTAATCATCTATCCTTAATAAGTCATGTTGCGAATGTTGGCGATTCTAAAACGCTGATCATCAATCCTTCATCCACAACCCACGAGCAGCTTTCTGAATCCGAGCAGCAGAAGGCAGGAATTCGGCCAGGTCAGATTAGATTAAGTGTTGGTATTGAGCATATCGATGATATTATTACTGACTTAGAATCGGGTTTTTCTATTATTTAA
- a CDS encoding VF530 family DNA-binding protein: MEEKSKDPLHGKRLYVILEELVDYYEGFEKLGEQINIKCFTDNPSIKSSLKFLRKTDWARTKVESLYLYVLRQKKKQERSRD, encoded by the coding sequence ATGGAAGAGAAATCAAAAGATCCTTTACACGGAAAACGTCTTTATGTAATTTTGGAGGAATTGGTGGACTATTACGAAGGTTTTGAAAAACTGGGTGAGCAGATCAATATCAAATGTTTTACCGATAATCCGAGCATTAAATCTTCCTTGAAGTTTTTACGGAAAACAGATTGGGCCCGAACGAAAGTAGAGAGTTTGTATCTGTATGTTTTAAGACAGAAGAAAAAACAGGAAAGATCTCGCGATTAA
- a CDS encoding exonuclease SbcCD subunit D, with protein MKILHTADWHLGKRLDRFSRLEEQILVMEEIVQIADEQKVDLVLVAGDLFDNFNPGVEAIELFYKTLKRLSLNGKRPVIAISGNHDSPSLIDAPDPLARECGIILIGHPKAKVHPFELENFKITTSVDGMIELTLKNHNFPIRILHTAFANEMRLKEYFGENKEDALNQVLADNWKTIADEFCDAKGVNILMTHLYMNKRGTPVLEEPDGEKPIKIGNADLIYSDTIPPQIQYTALGHLHAFQNIGTKEKPVVYSSSPLCYSFSEAGQTKYVSIVDVELNRDASYEKIALKKGKPLVQKTFDDVEKAIEWLSENQNTLIELTLESETYLKAEERKMLYNAHHGIVHLIPKVKNQKFPESQRSEINLNQDIRSLFKDYFKSKNNAQEPNEDLLNLFNEILNP; from the coding sequence ATGAAAATTCTGCATACGGCCGATTGGCATTTGGGCAAACGATTAGACCGCTTTTCACGGTTAGAGGAACAAATTTTAGTCATGGAAGAGATCGTTCAGATCGCCGATGAACAAAAAGTAGATCTGGTTTTGGTGGCTGGCGATCTCTTCGATAATTTCAATCCGGGCGTGGAAGCGATCGAGCTTTTTTACAAGACCTTAAAACGTTTATCTCTCAATGGAAAACGACCTGTGATTGCGATCTCCGGAAACCATGATTCACCAAGCTTAATTGATGCTCCGGATCCGCTGGCACGGGAATGCGGAATTATTCTGATCGGTCATCCGAAGGCAAAAGTTCATCCCTTTGAACTGGAAAATTTCAAGATCACAACTTCGGTCGATGGTATGATCGAGTTAACATTGAAAAACCACAATTTTCCCATACGCATTTTACACACTGCCTTTGCCAATGAAATGAGATTAAAAGAATACTTTGGCGAAAATAAGGAAGACGCGCTCAATCAGGTTTTAGCCGACAACTGGAAAACAATTGCAGATGAATTTTGTGATGCAAAGGGCGTTAATATCCTGATGACTCACTTATACATGAATAAGAGAGGGACGCCAGTTCTGGAAGAACCGGATGGTGAAAAACCCATTAAGATCGGAAATGCCGACCTCATCTATTCCGATACAATTCCGCCGCAGATTCAATATACCGCTTTGGGTCATTTACATGCTTTTCAAAATATTGGAACGAAAGAGAAACCTGTTGTCTACTCCTCCTCACCTTTATGCTACAGTTTTAGTGAAGCCGGCCAAACTAAATACGTTTCTATTGTTGACGTTGAACTCAATCGAGACGCTTCCTATGAAAAAATTGCCTTAAAAAAAGGTAAACCTTTGGTTCAGAAAACTTTCGACGACGTTGAAAAAGCAATCGAATGGTTATCTGAAAATCAGAATACCCTGATAGAACTCACTTTAGAAAGTGAAACTTATTTAAAAGCGGAGGAAAGAAAAATGCTTTATAATGCTCATCATGGTATTGTACATCTTATTCCAAAAGTTAAAAACCAGAAGTTTCCTGAAAGCCAGCGATCTGAAATTAATCTGAATCAGGATATTCGGAGTCTTTTTAAAGATTACTTTAAATCTAAAAATAACGCTCAGGAACCGAATGAAGATCTTCTCAATTTGTTCAATGAAATTTTAAATCCATAA
- a CDS encoding DinB family protein, translating to MTQFQKYIQRYLDLIPTDNWLEEMKICGVQTIELYKELSEEQAGFAYAQGKWSLKILLQHLIDAERIFVYRALRFSRNDDTELAGWDEEEYAKNYFLEDTSLKSLIEEFDYLRKSTIHFFKHLNEDILARAGVANQNEISVETIGKLIVGHNLHHLNIINERYLPYLK from the coding sequence ATGACTCAATTTCAAAAATACATTCAAAGATACTTGGATCTCATTCCGACCGACAATTGGTTGGAAGAAATGAAAATCTGCGGAGTTCAAACTATAGAACTCTATAAAGAACTTTCTGAGGAACAAGCTGGTTTCGCTTATGCACAAGGAAAATGGAGTTTAAAAATATTGTTGCAACATCTCATCGACGCAGAACGCATTTTTGTATATCGTGCGTTACGTTTTTCCAGAAATGATGACACTGAACTGGCGGGTTGGGATGAAGAAGAATATGCGAAAAATTATTTTCTTGAAGACACCTCACTGAAAAGCTTAATTGAAGAGTTTGACTATTTAAGAAAATCCACCATTCATTTTTTCAAACACTTAAATGAAGATATTCTCGCCCGAGCGGGAGTTGCAAACCAAAATGAGATCTCGGTGGAAACCATCGGAAAATTAATCGTTGGACATAACCTTCATCATCTGAATATTATTAACGAAAGATATTTACCGTACCTAAAATAA